One region of Polaribacter pectinis genomic DNA includes:
- a CDS encoding RNA polymerase sigma factor, translated as MNLEKLIKQCCQQKLAAQTEVYQLFSDKLFALCLKYSRNKQDAEDTLQDSFLVIFDKIKQYKNTGSFEGWLKRITINTALQKYRQKSPLQIVKDVSDVDEVEEFNTENTVFNVDVLLGFIQKLPDRYRLVFNLHVLDNYSHKEIANLLEISEGTSKSNLSRARKILKNQLEIHQQKEQKA; from the coding sequence ATCAATTTAGAAAAACTCATAAAACAGTGCTGCCAACAAAAATTGGCAGCACAAACAGAGGTTTATCAGCTTTTTTCTGATAAACTCTTTGCACTTTGTTTAAAATATTCTAGAAATAAACAAGATGCAGAAGATACTTTACAAGACAGTTTTTTAGTCATTTTCGATAAAATTAAACAATATAAAAACACAGGTTCTTTTGAAGGTTGGTTAAAGCGAATTACCATAAATACTGCCTTACAAAAATATAGACAAAAATCTCCTTTACAAATAGTAAAAGATGTTTCTGATGTTGATGAAGTTGAAGAGTTTAATACAGAAAACACCGTTTTTAATGTTGATGTTTTACTAGGTTTCATTCAAAAATTGCCAGACAGATATAGGTTGGTTTTTAATTTACATGTATTAGACAATTATTCTCATAAAGAGATTGCAAATCTTTTAGAAATTTCTGAAGGAACCTCTAAATCTAACTTATCTAGAGCTAGAAAAATTTTGAAAAATCAATTAGAAATTCATCAACAAAAAGAACAAAAAGCATAA
- a CDS encoding helix-turn-helix transcriptional regulator, with translation MNHKIFEPQNNLAEWVKCYWTLESAFENTPLKNTIIPDGTMKLIFHYGDTYKHYPNEKESIILPKCFLIGQLTRPYIVEPLGVTGSFVVRFQPNGFLPFANISIKEIQNTAVPIDKVFGKDGEEIGNQILNANSTSERIKLIETFLLKKLTDKNTIDNIVKSTVDTILNANEQLSVNELSKQNNINRRQLTRKFSSTIGLSPKQLSKTVRIQNTLKTLLTKEVTSLTELAYENEYFDQAHFIKDFKEFTGLTPKEFYGEQLKMSLIFDSKK, from the coding sequence ATGAATCATAAAATATTTGAACCACAAAATAATTTAGCAGAATGGGTAAAATGTTATTGGACATTAGAAAGTGCTTTTGAAAATACGCCACTAAAGAATACCATTATTCCAGATGGAACAATGAAACTTATTTTTCATTATGGAGATACTTATAAACATTATCCAAACGAAAAAGAAAGTATAATTCTGCCAAAATGTTTTTTAATAGGCCAACTAACACGCCCTTACATTGTAGAACCTCTTGGTGTTACTGGTTCTTTTGTTGTTAGATTTCAGCCAAACGGATTTCTACCTTTTGCCAACATAAGTATTAAAGAAATCCAAAACACAGCTGTACCAATAGATAAAGTCTTTGGAAAAGATGGAGAAGAAATAGGAAACCAAATTTTAAACGCCAACTCTACTTCCGAAAGAATAAAATTAATTGAAACATTTTTGTTAAAAAAATTGACTGACAAAAATACTATAGACAATATTGTTAAGTCTACAGTAGATACAATTTTAAATGCCAACGAACAACTTTCTGTAAATGAACTTTCTAAACAGAACAATATTAATCGTAGACAATTAACTCGTAAATTTTCTTCAACAATTGGTTTAAGCCCAAAACAGCTTTCTAAAACTGTTAGAATTCAAAATACGTTAAAAACATTATTAACAAAAGAGGTTACAAGCCTTACCGAATTAGCTTATGAAAATGAATATTTTGATCAAGCGCATTTTATAAAAGATTTTAAAGAATTTACAGGGTTAACACCAAAAGAATTTTACGGTGAACAATTAAAGATGTCTTTAATTTTTGACAGTAAAAAGTAG
- a CDS encoding VOC family protein codes for MKNVNPVNWFDINVSNLKNAKEFYETVFNIKLVDFPIQFGKQSGFPFDPKGINITGALVEKENFVASSNNTIIYFESKDCTTESNRVEKAGGKIIKPKMSIGEFGFVSILMDIDGNIIGLHSKE; via the coding sequence ATGAAAAATGTAAATCCTGTAAACTGGTTCGATATCAATGTATCTAACTTAAAAAATGCAAAAGAATTCTATGAAACTGTTTTTAACATTAAACTTGTAGATTTTCCTATTCAATTTGGCAAACAATCTGGTTTCCCTTTTGATCCAAAAGGAATAAATATTACTGGCGCATTAGTAGAAAAAGAAAATTTTGTTGCAAGTAGTAACAATACCATTATTTACTTTGAATCTAAAGACTGTACAACAGAATCTAATAGAGTAGAAAAAGCTGGAGGTAAAATTATTAAACCTAAAATGTCTATTGGAGAGTTTGGCTTTGTATCTATATTGATGGATATTGATGGAAATATTATTGGTCTACATTCTAAAGAATAA
- a CDS encoding DUF1501 domain-containing protein, whose protein sequence is MKRRDFLKQTTFASGMFFVPQFLKAFEQIPTKTFGNKKVVIIQLKGGNDGLNTIVPFRNDIYYQQRKNIALKENELLKVSDEFGFHKSLKSLQNLYDKGFVSIINNVGYPNPNLSHFRSTDIWQTASDSNEYLQNGWVGRYLDYTKANPTKAIEVDESLSLLLKGKTQNGLAVTDSKTLYNSLREPFYKNVIESQSNAHLSEHNLGYLYNTMIDAKSSAKYIFEKTKVKSASNDYPKNVFGKQLKTISQFINSGLDTQVFYAGLSGFDTHANQQNSQERLLKTYAESMEVFVEDLQKNNNFDDVLILTFSEFGRRVKQNESQGTDHGTANNVFVIGKNLKKQGMYNNLPNLSDLDANGNLKHEIDFREIYATILDKWLQVDDTAILNKQFSKLDLV, encoded by the coding sequence ATGAAACGTAGAGATTTTTTAAAACAGACAACTTTTGCTTCAGGAATGTTTTTTGTTCCGCAGTTTTTAAAAGCTTTCGAGCAAATACCAACTAAAACTTTTGGCAATAAAAAAGTGGTAATTATTCAGTTAAAAGGTGGTAATGATGGTTTAAACACTATTGTACCTTTTAGAAACGATATTTATTATCAACAAAGAAAAAATATTGCTTTAAAAGAAAACGAACTTCTAAAAGTTTCCGATGAATTTGGGTTTCATAAAAGTCTAAAATCTTTACAGAATTTATACGACAAAGGTTTTGTAAGTATTATAAATAATGTTGGGTATCCAAACCCTAATTTATCGCATTTTAGATCTACAGATATTTGGCAAACAGCAAGTGATAGTAACGAATATTTACAAAATGGTTGGGTTGGTCGTTATTTAGATTACACCAAAGCAAACCCAACAAAAGCTATTGAAGTAGACGAATCTTTATCTTTATTATTGAAGGGAAAAACGCAAAATGGCTTGGCTGTTACAGATTCTAAAACACTCTACAACTCTTTAAGAGAACCTTTTTATAAAAACGTAATTGAGTCGCAAAGCAATGCACATTTAAGTGAGCACAATTTAGGTTATTTGTACAATACAATGATTGATGCAAAATCGTCTGCAAAATATATTTTCGAGAAAACAAAAGTAAAATCTGCTTCTAACGACTACCCTAAAAACGTATTTGGAAAACAGTTAAAAACCATTTCTCAATTTATAAATTCTGGCTTAGATACTCAAGTTTTTTATGCAGGTTTAAGTGGTTTTGATACGCATGCAAACCAACAAAATTCGCAAGAAAGATTATTAAAAACTTATGCAGAAAGTATGGAGGTTTTTGTGGAAGATTTGCAAAAAAACAACAATTTTGACGATGTTTTAATTCTTACTTTTTCTGAATTTGGAAGACGTGTAAAACAAAACGAATCTCAAGGAACTGACCATGGTACTGCAAACAATGTTTTTGTAATTGGTAAAAATTTAAAGAAACAAGGTATGTATAACAACTTACCTAATTTAAGTGATTTAGATGCCAATGGAAATTTAAAACATGAAATTGATTTTAGAGAGATTTATGCTACTATTTTAGATAAGTGGTTACAAGTAGATGATACAGCCATTTTAAATAAACAATTTTCTAAATTAGATTTAGTTTAA
- a CDS encoding isoaspartyl peptidase/L-asparaginase family protein, giving the protein MKFLINLFFVFLLISFGCKKDSKVTSKEKNTNTKQSDFAIIIHGGAGTILKKNMSDEKEAEYKAKLEEAIKVGHSILKNGGTSQEAVMKTIQVMEESPLFNAGKGAVFTHEETNELDASFMDGKTLNAGAVAGVKNVKSPIELAIKIMTDSDHVMLSGEGASIFAKEKGLEIVDPSYFYTEKRFKSLQRIKNRAKTELDHDDKKAAFYDADIKNAKFGTVGCVALDKNGNIAAGTSTGGMTNKRWGRIGDAPIIGSGTYANNKTCGVSSTGWGEYFIRSQVAYDISAQMEYQQKTLKEATKDVIQNKLTKLGGTGGVVALDKKGNMSFEFNTAGMYRASMNDKDELIVKIYKE; this is encoded by the coding sequence ATGAAATTCCTTATAAACCTTTTCTTCGTCTTTTTACTAATTTCTTTTGGATGTAAAAAAGATTCTAAAGTTACTTCAAAAGAAAAAAATACTAATACAAAGCAAAGTGATTTTGCAATTATAATTCATGGTGGAGCAGGTACTATTTTGAAAAAAAATATGTCTGATGAAAAAGAAGCGGAATACAAAGCAAAATTAGAAGAAGCCATAAAAGTTGGGCATTCCATATTAAAAAATGGAGGAACAAGCCAAGAAGCTGTAATGAAAACGATTCAAGTTATGGAAGAATCTCCATTGTTTAATGCAGGAAAAGGTGCTGTTTTTACACATGAAGAAACCAATGAATTAGACGCTTCTTTTATGGATGGTAAAACCCTAAATGCTGGTGCAGTTGCTGGAGTTAAAAACGTAAAAAGCCCAATTGAATTGGCAATTAAAATAATGACAGATTCAGATCATGTTATGTTATCTGGCGAAGGAGCATCTATATTTGCAAAAGAAAAAGGGTTGGAAATAGTAGACCCAAGTTATTTTTATACTGAAAAACGTTTTAAATCATTGCAAAGAATTAAAAACAGAGCAAAAACGGAATTAGATCATGATGATAAAAAAGCAGCTTTTTATGATGCTGATATTAAAAATGCAAAGTTTGGAACTGTTGGTTGTGTAGCTTTAGATAAAAATGGAAATATTGCTGCAGGAACTTCTACAGGTGGAATGACAAATAAACGCTGGGGAAGAATTGGAGATGCACCAATTATTGGTTCTGGAACGTATGCAAATAATAAAACCTGCGGAGTTTCATCTACAGGTTGGGGCGAATATTTTATAAGAAGTCAAGTTGCGTATGATATTTCTGCACAAATGGAATATCAACAGAAAACACTTAAAGAAGCAACCAAAGATGTAATTCAAAATAAATTAACAAAACTTGGCGGAACAGGTGGTGTTGTGGCTTTAGATAAAAAAGGAAATATGTCTTTTGAGTTTAATACTGCAGGAATGTACAGAGCTTCTATGAACGATAAAGACGAATTAATTGTAAAGATTTACAAAGAATAA
- a CDS encoding sulfatase-like hydrolase/transferase has protein sequence MKLFKNILTVSLLLKAFTTFSQATTTNEPNIVFFVVDDLGYYDLSVYNDLLADSQDIYETPNIDALAADGVLFTHGYEAAPRCAASRTSIMTGKFESRPSVSSGMYLASDNNADGYAEITFAQALKDRGYKTFFIGKWHLGHDTNHYPDSFGFDINLGGGEIGAPETYYHPYANEMPGISNGGNTGDYLTDRITELTNNFIDTQVTNSPTQPFLAMVSHYGVHTPLEARPAPAGDSDGVHDDITYFQNKIDAKTYNIPEFENDLTAKTKLRQDNATYAAMIRSIDESLGEIRAKLTEKGIADNTIIIVTSDNGGLSTTEVGGNRELSTSNRPFRGGKTWLFEGGVRLPLIVFGPKYRNGVVEDEPVVGTDFFPTMLKMANAPLLPNQHLDGESFEDLLLTSANGGNANYSRTNTIIWDFNFASKGTANVSMAAARQGNYKLLEYKYNNVFELYDVVNDPTESTDLSASNPEIVKQLKTALFNYRSKAGINHRVSNSGQIAENIYLYENMNSKTGSNIQASFGCAEPSSATSIIYNEGFECWYDLDWPINVNSNSDASLERADAADVRTGDVALKINVVSGGGYGKVRITNTPFYDDLVGGDITLNVFAKSNNNNNIRYQLKVNYADGTNNTFLADPFTTSSSYTEYSHTFATAQITTKPTESIEVRLQLGKDNGEIFLDDWSSEVTGTTLSIEIEEELAAISVYPNPTEDYIKISGPLVVTKAYLFDINGKLVKKTIGDVEQIDIKNLPNGVYLLKAFVEGKQYFTKKIIKN, from the coding sequence ATGAAATTATTTAAAAACATCTTAACAGTTAGCTTGTTACTAAAGGCTTTTACAACTTTCTCACAAGCAACAACTACAAATGAGCCCAATATTGTATTCTTTGTTGTGGACGATTTAGGGTACTATGATTTGTCCGTTTACAACGACTTACTTGCAGATAGTCAAGATATTTATGAAACCCCAAATATTGATGCATTAGCAGCAGATGGAGTTTTATTTACACATGGTTATGAAGCTGCACCAAGATGTGCTGCATCTAGAACATCTATAATGACAGGGAAATTTGAATCTAGACCATCAGTTTCTTCAGGTATGTATTTAGCTTCAGACAATAATGCAGATGGATATGCAGAAATAACATTTGCCCAAGCATTAAAAGATAGAGGTTATAAAACATTTTTTATTGGTAAGTGGCATTTAGGTCATGATACCAACCATTATCCAGATAGTTTTGGTTTTGATATTAATTTAGGTGGTGGAGAAATTGGTGCTCCAGAAACGTATTACCACCCTTATGCTAATGAAATGCCAGGAATTAGTAATGGAGGAAATACTGGTGATTATTTAACAGATAGAATTACAGAATTAACTAACAACTTTATTGATACACAAGTAACAAATTCTCCCACACAACCATTTTTAGCAATGGTTTCGCATTATGGAGTTCATACACCTCTTGAAGCAAGACCAGCTCCTGCAGGCGATTCTGATGGTGTTCATGACGATATTACTTATTTTCAAAATAAAATTGATGCTAAAACATACAATATACCAGAATTTGAAAATGATTTAACGGCTAAAACCAAATTACGTCAAGACAATGCAACATATGCTGCAATGATTAGAAGTATAGACGAAAGTTTAGGTGAAATTCGTGCTAAATTAACTGAAAAAGGAATTGCAGATAATACCATAATTATAGTAACATCAGACAATGGAGGTTTATCTACAACAGAGGTTGGTGGAAACAGAGAATTATCTACTTCTAACAGACCTTTTAGAGGTGGTAAAACTTGGTTATTTGAAGGTGGTGTAAGATTACCATTAATAGTTTTTGGACCAAAATATAGAAATGGAGTAGTAGAAGACGAACCAGTTGTTGGAACAGATTTTTTCCCAACAATGTTAAAAATGGCAAATGCACCATTATTACCTAATCAACATTTAGATGGAGAAAGTTTCGAAGATTTACTATTAACTTCTGCAAATGGTGGAAATGCTAATTATTCGAGAACAAACACTATTATTTGGGATTTTAATTTTGCAAGTAAAGGAACAGCAAATGTTAGTATGGCTGCTGCAAGACAAGGAAATTATAAATTATTAGAATACAAATACAACAATGTTTTTGAGCTTTATGATGTTGTAAACGACCCAACTGAATCTACAGATTTAAGTGCTTCTAATCCAGAAATTGTAAAGCAATTAAAAACTGCTTTATTTAATTACAGAAGTAAAGCCGGCATAAATCATAGAGTATCAAATTCTGGTCAAATTGCTGAAAACATTTATTTATATGAAAATATGAATTCCAAAACAGGCTCTAATATTCAAGCAAGTTTTGGTTGTGCAGAACCAAGCTCTGCAACGAGTATTATTTATAATGAAGGGTTTGAGTGTTGGTACGATTTAGATTGGCCAATAAATGTAAATTCAAACTCTGATGCTAGTCTTGAACGAGCAGATGCTGCAGATGTTAGAACAGGAGATGTAGCACTAAAAATTAATGTAGTTTCTGGTGGTGGTTATGGTAAAGTTAGAATTACAAACACTCCTTTTTATGACGATTTAGTAGGAGGAGACATTACACTAAATGTGTTTGCTAAATCTAATAACAACAACAATATTCGTTATCAATTAAAAGTAAATTATGCAGATGGAACTAATAATACTTTTCTGGCAGATCCTTTTACAACAAGCAGTTCTTACACAGAGTATTCTCACACTTTTGCTACTGCACAAATTACTACCAAACCTACAGAATCTATAGAGGTAAGGTTGCAATTAGGTAAGGATAATGGAGAGATATTTTTAGATGATTGGTCTAGCGAAGTTACTGGAACAACATTAAGTATAGAAATTGAAGAAGAATTAGCTGCAATTTCTGTATACCCAAATCCGACTGAAGATTATATAAAAATTTCTGGTCCTTTAGTGGTTACGAAGGCTTACTTATTTGACATCAATGGAAAATTGGTTAAAAAAACAATTGGAGATGTAGAACAAATTGATATAAAAAACTTACCAAATGGTGTTTATCTGTTAAAAGCATTTGTTGAGGGTAAGCAATACTTCACTAAAAAAATTATCAAGAATTAA
- the amaB gene encoding L-piperidine-6-carboxylate dehydrogenase: MTDFGIKEALQELGVKDINNGTSTGSNNFSNGEIIESYSPVDGKLIGKVKTTTKEDYEKVMEAATKAFKSFRDIPAPQRGEIVRQFGNKLRDRKEALGKLVSYEMGKSYQEGLGEVQEMIDICDFAVGLSRQLNGQTIPSERPGHVMREQWHPIGVVGIISAFNFPVAVWAWNTALAWICGDVCVWKGSEKAPLCTIACQNIIAEILKDNNLPEGISCIINGDYKVGEMMTNDVRIPLVSATGSTRMGRIVGATVAQRFGKSLLELGGNNAIIITPTADLKVVVPGAVFGAVGTCGQRCTSTRRLIIHESVYDKVRDAIVGAYKQIKIGNPLDENNHVGPLIDKDAVNTYLSAIEKAKAEGGNVLVEGGVLEGKGYESGCYVKPAIIEAENHYEIVQHETFAPILYLMKYSGEVENAIEKQNGVAQGLSSAIMTNEMKEAEKFLSYAGSDCGIANVNIGTSGAEIGGAFGGEKETGGGRESGSDAWKVYMRRQTNTVNYSDELPLAQGIKFDL, from the coding sequence ATGACAGATTTCGGAATTAAAGAAGCCTTGCAAGAATTAGGTGTAAAAGATATAAATAACGGAACTTCTACTGGTTCAAATAATTTTTCAAATGGAGAAATTATAGAATCTTATTCTCCTGTTGATGGAAAATTAATAGGAAAAGTAAAAACAACTACAAAAGAAGATTATGAAAAAGTGATGGAAGCTGCAACAAAAGCTTTCAAATCTTTTAGAGATATTCCTGCGCCACAAAGAGGCGAAATTGTGCGTCAGTTTGGTAATAAATTAAGAGATAGAAAAGAAGCACTTGGTAAATTGGTTTCTTATGAAATGGGAAAATCTTACCAAGAAGGTTTAGGAGAAGTACAAGAAATGATAGATATCTGCGATTTTGCAGTTGGTTTATCGCGTCAATTAAATGGACAAACCATTCCGTCTGAAAGGCCAGGGCATGTAATGAGAGAACAATGGCATCCAATTGGTGTTGTTGGTATTATTTCTGCATTTAATTTTCCTGTGGCTGTTTGGGCTTGGAATACAGCTTTAGCGTGGATTTGTGGAGACGTTTGTGTGTGGAAAGGCTCAGAAAAAGCGCCTTTGTGTACCATTGCTTGTCAGAATATAATTGCCGAAATTTTAAAAGACAATAATTTACCAGAAGGAATTTCTTGTATCATCAATGGAGATTATAAAGTGGGAGAAATGATGACAAACGATGTTAGAATTCCTTTAGTTTCTGCAACTGGATCTACAAGAATGGGAAGAATTGTTGGTGCAACTGTTGCCCAACGTTTTGGAAAATCTTTATTAGAATTAGGTGGAAATAATGCCATTATTATCACACCAACTGCAGACTTAAAAGTTGTTGTTCCTGGTGCTGTTTTTGGCGCTGTTGGAACTTGTGGCCAACGTTGTACATCTACTAGAAGATTAATTATTCACGAATCTGTTTATGATAAAGTAAGAGATGCTATAGTTGGTGCTTACAAACAAATTAAAATAGGGAATCCTCTAGATGAAAACAATCATGTTGGTCCATTAATTGATAAAGATGCAGTAAACACCTATTTATCTGCTATCGAAAAAGCAAAAGCTGAAGGTGGAAACGTATTGGTTGAAGGTGGAGTTTTAGAAGGAAAAGGATATGAATCTGGTTGTTACGTAAAACCAGCAATAATTGAAGCTGAAAATCATTATGAAATTGTGCAACATGAAACTTTTGCACCTATTTTATATTTAATGAAGTATTCTGGTGAAGTAGAAAATGCCATCGAAAAACAAAATGGAGTTGCACAAGGTTTATCGTCTGCAATTATGACGAATGAAATGAAAGAGGCAGAGAAATTCTTGTCTTATGCAGGTTCTGATTGTGGAATTGCAAACGTAAATATCGGAACTTCTGGTGCTGAAATTGGTGGCGCTTTTGGTGGTGAAAAAGAAACTGGTGGTGGAAGAGAATCTGGTTCTGATGCGTGGAAAGTATACATGAGAAGACAAACAAATACCGTAAATTATTCTGATGAATTGCCTTTAGCGCAAGGAATTAAGTTCGATTTATAG
- a CDS encoding DUF1800 domain-containing protein, translated as MKSTHIQHLFNRIGFGITPKELKRLSKKSKHEIVDEIFSNSKNTTPVEVDLSFLKDLKPGDLKDREKRQEIQKIGRKKVNDFSIAWMDRIFNPKEILREKMTLFWANHFVCQNKNILFIQNYNNKLRENALGNFRNFTKTVSKEAAMLGYLNNKQNKKKSPNENFARELMELFTLGQGNYTETDIKESARAFTGYNHNYYAEFVMKKKHHDENNKTFFGKTGNFNGDDIIDIILEEKQCARYISEKIYSYFVNENINKNHVEEMTNLFYKDYNIEKLMRFVLLSDWFYNSENIGTKIKSPMEFLAGINTIIPYNFEKEKQVLLVQRLLGQVLMKPPNVAGWQTGRNWIDSNTLVRRLRLPSILLNNAEITYSDTGDEETMITDLKSKRLKRKAIIKTKVDWNSFEENYKKIDNKSLITHVLQSKINPGTEKILLENIDIPKKDFCIQLMSTPEYQLC; from the coding sequence ATGAAATCAACACACATACAACATTTGTTTAATAGAATTGGTTTTGGAATAACTCCAAAAGAATTGAAACGCTTATCTAAAAAAAGCAAGCATGAAATTGTTGATGAAATTTTTAGCAATTCTAAAAACACAACTCCAGTAGAAGTAGATCTTTCATTTTTAAAAGATTTAAAACCTGGTGATTTAAAAGATCGAGAAAAAAGGCAAGAAATTCAAAAGATAGGTAGGAAAAAGGTAAACGATTTTTCGATTGCTTGGATGGACAGAATTTTTAATCCTAAAGAAATTTTACGTGAAAAAATGACGCTTTTTTGGGCAAATCATTTTGTGTGCCAAAATAAAAATATCCTTTTTATACAGAACTATAACAATAAATTACGCGAAAATGCATTAGGTAATTTTAGAAATTTTACAAAAACAGTTTCTAAAGAGGCAGCAATGCTGGGTTATTTAAACAACAAACAGAATAAAAAGAAAAGCCCTAATGAAAATTTTGCTCGCGAATTAATGGAGCTTTTTACATTAGGTCAAGGAAATTATACAGAAACAGATATTAAAGAATCTGCAAGAGCTTTTACAGGTTACAATCATAATTATTATGCAGAGTTTGTGATGAAAAAAAAGCATCATGATGAAAATAATAAAACATTTTTTGGTAAAACTGGCAACTTTAATGGCGATGATATTATAGATATAATTCTAGAAGAAAAACAATGCGCTAGGTATATTTCAGAAAAAATATACTCTTATTTTGTAAATGAAAACATCAATAAAAATCATGTAGAAGAAATGACAAATCTATTCTACAAAGATTATAATATTGAAAAACTAATGCGTTTCGTTTTATTATCTGATTGGTTTTATAATTCAGAAAATATTGGCACTAAAATTAAATCTCCAATGGAATTTCTTGCAGGAATAAATACTATTATTCCGTATAATTTCGAAAAAGAAAAACAAGTATTATTAGTGCAACGCTTACTAGGCCAAGTTTTAATGAAACCCCCAAATGTTGCTGGCTGGCAAACTGGTAGAAATTGGATAGATAGCAACACTTTGGTAAGACGTTTAAGATTACCTTCTATTCTTTTAAATAATGCTGAAATTACTTATTCAGATACTGGAGATGAGGAAACCATGATAACAGATTTAAAGTCTAAAAGATTAAAACGTAAAGCTATTATTAAAACAAAAGTAGATTGGAATTCTTTTGAAGAAAATTATAAAAAAATTGACAATAAAAGTCTGATTACACATGTTTTACAATCGAAAATAAATCCTGGAACAGAAAAAATATTATTAGAAAACATAGACATTCCAAAGAAAGACTTCTGTATTCAATTAATGTCAACTCCTGAATATCAACTTTGTTAA
- a CDS encoding aldose 1-epimerase family protein, whose protein sequence is MKKYALVFLCFIVFSSCKNSEKTKEIIVSKIEKKEIYTISNDSITVSVKSFGAELTSIKKASKEYLWQGNPEFWKHQSPILFPIVGRLVDHDYNFKNKNYKMNFHGFAWKSEFNLIKKTQKSLTFELLPSENSRKQYPFEFKLQIEYVINGNILDVNYFVENPAENEDLYFSIGGHPAFNIPLKNGQQRDEYQLVFDNDSTPTSRDKESGLFVDTYTQFFEKPGILQIKDSTFIEGALVFNPNPFSKATLVHKPTKEEFFTIHFKDFPYVGIWSQKDPKTPFIAIEPWYGVADNIHHNKEFTLKEGIQILKPKKEFHSSFSVEVY, encoded by the coding sequence ATGAAAAAGTACGCACTAGTATTCTTATGCTTTATTGTTTTTTCGAGTTGTAAAAATTCAGAGAAAACCAAAGAAATTATTGTTTCTAAAATTGAAAAAAAAGAAATCTACACTATTTCTAACGATTCAATTACAGTTTCTGTAAAGTCTTTTGGTGCAGAATTAACAAGTATAAAAAAAGCCTCAAAAGAATATCTTTGGCAAGGAAATCCTGAATTTTGGAAACATCAATCGCCTATTTTATTTCCTATTGTTGGTAGATTGGTAGATCATGATTATAATTTTAAAAACAAGAACTATAAAATGAATTTTCATGGTTTTGCGTGGAAAAGTGAATTCAATTTGATTAAAAAAACGCAAAAAAGTCTAACTTTTGAGTTACTTCCTTCAGAAAATTCTAGAAAACAATATCCTTTTGAATTCAAATTACAAATAGAATATGTTATTAATGGCAATATTTTAGATGTGAATTATTTTGTTGAAAACCCTGCTGAAAATGAAGATTTATATTTTTCAATTGGTGGACACCCAGCTTTTAATATTCCTTTAAAAAATGGACAACAAAGAGATGAATATCAGCTTGTTTTTGATAATGATTCTACACCAACTTCAAGAGATAAAGAAAGTGGATTATTTGTAGATACCTACACACAATTCTTCGAAAAACCAGGGATTTTACAAATTAAAGACAGTACTTTTATTGAAGGTGCTTTGGTTTTTAATCCAAATCCGTTTTCGAAAGCAACTTTAGTTCATAAACCTACAAAAGAAGAGTTTTTTACCATTCATTTTAAAGATTTCCCTTATGTAGGAATTTGGTCTCAAAAAGATCCAAAAACACCATTTATTGCCATTGAGCCTTGGTATGGAGTTGCAGATAATATTCATCATAATAAAGAATTTACACTAAAAGAAGGAATACAGATTTTAAAGCCTAAAAAGGAATTTCATTCTTCTTTTTCTGTGGAAGTTTATTAA